In Aequorivita sp. H23M31, a single window of DNA contains:
- a CDS encoding GIY-YIG nuclease family protein, translating to MQYYVYILYSSAINRYYIGHTGEPIEERLRKHLSNHSGFTSKAKDWEIKYTERFRTKSEAYTRELYIKRKKSVKFIQNLISSAGYPPIPNGTDG from the coding sequence ATGCAATACTATGTCTACATATTATATTCTAGCGCAATAAACCGATATTATATTGGCCATACGGGAGAACCGATTGAAGAACGTTTAAGAAAACATCTTTCCAATCATTCGGGCTTTACCTCAAAAGCCAAAGATTGGGAAATAAAATATACCGAAAGATTCCGCACCAAATCGGAAGCATATACTCGGGAGTTGTACATTAAAAGAAAAAAGTCTGTAAAATTCATTCAAAACTTAATAAGCTCAGCGGGATATCCGCCAATACCGAACGGTACGGACGGGTAG
- a CDS encoding GIY-YIG nuclease family protein, whose product MQYYVYILYSSAINRYYIGHTGEPIEERLRKHLSNHSGFTSKAKDWEIKYTERFRTKSEAYTRELYIKRKKSVKFIQNLISSAGYPPIPNGTDV is encoded by the coding sequence ATGCAATACTATGTCTACATATTATATTCTAGCGCAATAAACCGATATTATATTGGCCATACGGGAGAACCGATTGAAGAACGTTTAAGAAAACATCTTTCCAATCATTCGGGCTTTACCTCAAAAGCCAAAGATTGGGAAATAAAATATACCGAAAGATTCCGCACCAAATCGGAAGCATATACTCGGGAGTTGTACATTAAAAGAAAAAAGTCTGTAAAGTTCATTCAAAACTTAATAAGCTCAGCGGGATACCCGCCAATACCGAACGGTACGGACGTGTAG